A segment of the Symmachiella macrocystis genome:
CGTTTGAAAATCTGACAGCCCGTCCAGTTCGTCACGAAACAAATCCTTGGTGACCAGTTTGTCTTCTGGACCCAATTCATGCAGCGAAAGCGTGATTACGTCCAAATTCGGCCGGACGCGTATCACCGCATCAGGCAGATCAAGGCTCGAGGTTCCGGTACTGAAACCCAGATTGAACGCCAAGCCAATACAAGCGCCCACGATCAGCGCAATGAGGATTTGAATGTGCAGCGCCGGACGTTTCATAAAATGCGGTCCTGACGGGTTTTTAAAACGGGGGCTAAACTTTGCGAAACGACCGACAACGTCTTACTTGCGAGCCAGTGGGTGTTTGAGTGGCAACCAGGCCCCGTTTTCGGCACTGCTGGCGACGCACTGTTGGATGAAGTACATCCCTTCGACGCCATCGGCCACGTTGGGATAAATAGTGTCGGTCTTCTCAAACGTCTTACCCAAGGCACGGTCGGCCATCGCATCGTAGGCAAAGCGATAGACATTGGCGAAGGCTTCGAAAAAGGCTTCGGGGTGTCCCGCCGGCAACCGGCATGCGGCGGCGCCCGATGCGTTCGTGAACGGAGCGTTGGGGTCGCGCGTATAAACTTGATGCGGCTGTCCGTTGCGGCGGACCATCATTTGGTTCGGGTCTTCCTGCCGCCACTGCAGTGCTCCCTTTGTGCCATCGACTTCGATAAACAGGTCGTTCTCACGGCCATGGGAGATTTGACTAGCCGTCACGGTTCCCAGTCCACCGTTTTCGAGGCGAATCACGGCGTGTCCGTAGTCATCCAACCGTCGGCCGGGAGCGAAGATCTTCAGATGACTCGAGACTTCCTCGGGCAACAGTCCCGTCATATAGCGGGCCAAGTTGTAGGCGTGCGTGCCGATGTCGCCAAAGGCGCCGGCAGCGCCGGACTTGGCCGGATCGGTCCGCCAAGCCGCTTGTTTTTGATCGTCATCTTCCAAGCGTGAACGCAACCAACCTTGCATGTAGTTGGAGCGAAAGGCCTGAATCTCGCCGAGTTCGCCGCTCTGAATCATTTCTCGTGCTTGGCGAATGAGCGGGTAACCGGTGTAATTGTGAGAGAGCGCGAAGACCGCTCCCGATTTTTCCACCAACTGCGCCAACTCTTCGGCTTGCTCAAGATCAAACGTCATCGGCTTATCGCAGATCACGTTGAATCCCGCTTCGAGTGCGGCTTTGGCAATCGAGAAATGCGTGTGGTTTGGTGTGGCGACCGAGACAAAATCAATCCGTTTGTCTTCCGGCAGCGCCGCTTCGCTCGAGAGCAACTCATCCACCGAGCCATACGCTCGGTCGGGTTTGATGTCGTAATCCGGTGCCGATGCTTTGGCCCGCTCAGGATCGGAGGAGAGCGCGCCGGCGACGAGTTCGGCCCGATTATCAAGCACTGCCGCTGTGGCATGCACGCGGCCAATAAACGATCCCGCGCCCCCGCCGACCAAAGCCATGCGTAATTTGCGATTCAAATCCCCGTTGGTTGCCATCGTCTTGGTACTCCTGAAAAAATATCTCGGATGAACAGTCCGCGCAGCTAGAGGGCAGACTGTTGCCGGCCTTCAAGCTTTTCTGTCAAAAATATTGTTTGTTTGGTGTGAATCCTTGGCAAAAAAATCGTTCCCAGTGGATGACGGCTTGGTCGTGGTCTGAGAATTGTTGCGCACCCAATTCTGAGTCCAACCGATGCTAACGATTTCGGTGAATGGGTCATCCCTACCGAATCGGGTGAGGTTTCGGTGCCAGACCTTTCGTAATCTATTTGGGAAGCACCAGTTGTACCAAATCTCAAAACACAATGCTCGCCTCAGAAAACGATTTGCATCTAGCAGAAAAAAAACGTCTGCGATACACTACGGTCGCAGTTCGAAAACTTTCAAGAACGTACCGGCCGGTCCCGAAAATCAGGGCTTCATACGGCCGTCAATGGGCTTTGGAAACTACTTTTTCGATTCGCCTCCAAAAGACAACGTGTGAGGCGGATTCGTCACGGTTTGAAACAATTATCTTAAAAGGGCGCCGCTATGCGAAATCGTATTGTGAACCAACGCACAACTTGGATGGGATTGGGGCTGATATTTGGAGTGGCAGTCTCCTATCTCTGGCCCCACGAACCGGCGCAGGCAATCACCAATAGCCGCGCGGAAAAATTCGAAATGATCACCTGTCCCGCCGCAACGGCAGGAAATGAAGGGGTGTTTGTATTCGATCACATCACCGGTCAGGTGCGGGGAGCCGTGCTCGACCCCCAAGCGGCGACGTTCACCGCATTTTATTTCCGCAATGTGGCTCAGGACTTCGATCTGCAAAACTTGGGGGGCAAACCCCAGTTCGCGATCGTGGCCGGATATGCACAGTTGCAGAATAAACCGGGCGTTCGAGTGCAGACTGCTCCGGGCATTATCTACGTTGCCGAACTCACCTCCGGCATGGTCCGTAGCTATGCCTTTTCATGGGAGCGGACCACACGTCAGGCCGCACTCCAAGAGTTGACTCCGGTCTCCCAGTTCCCCTTCCGACAGGCGGATGTCCAATAGGCCAGCTGGCGATTTTGATCAGCAGATTCACAAGCATTGAAACGGTTGGGTGTCATCCAACAGGACGCTCGGCCGTTTTTCGTATTTGACCGGCCCGCTAATCGCGATCCGCCAGACGGCGGCAGACAATCCCCCGAGCCTTTCCCGTAATACGGGCAAAGATCAACACCCCGGCCTGCGTGCCCGGCAACGGGAGCTTTTTGCGGATGGCTTCGGCTTGGATCGGAATGTGTCGGCATTTGATTTCAACCTGACCGAAGTCCGCTTGTCGGAAATACCGGCGAATCTCTTTGTCGTTGTTCGGAAGATCGGCCAACACCTCAAAGCCCCGTACAAACGGTGATTGAATCGGCTGTTCGCCGGTCAAGTATTCTTCCGCATCATCCAGCCTCGCTAAGCCCAGTTCAGTGGCCGCTAAGTCAATCAACCCCGCGCGAACGACCGCTGGATCGGGATCGAACAAATATCCGCCCAACGGCGACTGTTCGGCGAAGACCTCTAAATCATTGCCGGTCAAACTCGCACCGCTCGGTAACATGGTCGCCCGCCATGACTTCGGGCCGGCCAATTCGCCAAACCACACGGTGGCCTCTTTGCACTCCCCGTTGAGGCTGATCAATTCGATTTCGCAGTGGGGAAACTTCCCACCAAAATTTGATGCCGGACTAAGCTTCATCGCCCCGCCGCGGGCATGCGCCGGTAGACCTTGGAGAAACTCCAGATCGGGACGATAGTCCTCCAGTTTGATCGACCGTGCCGGTCCCTTGGCGCGGCGGTCGGGGTCGATGTGCACTAGTTGTCCCGCAAGCGGAACCTGTTCCACATCGCCGCAGAGTGATTGCATCCGGTCGGCAACCCCCGCTACTTCCGCATTCCATTGCGTTCGCAAACAGGCTACGGGATTGCGGTCAACCGCCACGACATTGCAGCGGGCCGCTAGTGCGATGGCATCCGCGCCGATGCCACTGCACAAATCAATGACATCGCCGGTAAACCGCTCGGCTTTGTGCGCGGCGACAATTTCCGACGTCGCCTGTTCCATGCCTTGGCGATCGAACCACATCTGCTCAGCAGCGGCAAATTTTTCCGCTGCCTTCTTCCGCAATTCTACCAACGTCAACGCAGCACGCACCAAATCAGCGGGAAACTCACGCCGCAATTGTTGCTGCACCCGCATCGCATCGCCCGTCTGAGCAGCGGCGGCTTCCAGGATGTGGGGTTGGCTCCGCAATTTATGTAACAGCTGCCATTGTTGCCAGTCAGCCAATTCCGCAGTACGCCCGCTCATTGCATCGAAGTCCAATCGGTCAAGGGCGTCAACTGCCCCTCCTGCTCTTCCATGACACTGATCCGAGACGAAAACGGCCCCTGCTCCGGTCGGACGGGCAGAAACTGGCTGAGCGTGCCCATTCTCCCAGTGATTTGCACAGCTAGTTGTTCAATGCTGCCGTCTCCTTGACGAATCTCCCAGACATACTGTGCCTGGGGATTGGGTGTGTAGGTCCGAAATCGGTAATCCACAGAAAACCCGATTTGCGTGCCGTTAGGCAAGGTCTGGGGGAGCGCAATCCCCGTCTTCAATTTTCCCGGCCATTTGGATTCAACAGCCTGTTGCCCCTGTACCGCGTCTGGTGCCATTTGCTCCCGGTCCGGAGGAATCGCTTTCTCATCGCAGCCGAGTAAAATCGTGAGAGATGATATCAAGACAAAAAAAGTCAGGTTTCGCTGGAACATCAGGGACCTCTCCTCTGTTTGAATAGCACCACGCGGTCGAGTATACCGAATTGCAATCAATGATTCACTCGGCTAGATTAGTTTGAGCCTCGCAAACGATTGTCGTGAGGTGCCAGAACCTCCCCCTTGCCAGAAAACCGACGAAGAATCATGCACATCGCTGATGGAATTATAAGCCCCGAAGTTTGTGCCGGCATGGCGGTTGCCTCCGCTGGCGCAGTGGGATTCAGCCTGCGGCAACTCAAGAAAACCGAGACCACCAAGACGATTCCGCTCACCGGCATGATGGGCGCATTGGTTTTCGCCGGTCAGATGGTCAACTTCCCCTTGGTCGTGGCTCCTGTATCCGGGCATTTGCTGGGCGGGGTGTTGGCATCGATAATTCTCGGTCCCTGGGCCGGGTGTTTGGTGGTGACCTTGGTGCTGGTCGTCCAATGGGCGCTATTTGCCGACGGCGGGATGGTCGCCTTGGGGGTCAATGTCTTTAACATGGGCGTGATTGGCGCACTGGGCGGCTATGCGGTCTACGCCGGTTTGCGGCGTTGGATGCCCAGTCCACGGGGCACAATCACATCAGCAATCATCGCCGCCTGGCTCAGTGTATTGGCGGCATCGACGATGTTTTGCCTGGAATTCGCACTCTCCGGGCACCATGACTATAGTTTGCCGAATCTGTTTGCATTGATGACCACGTTTCATAGTCTCATCGGTTTGGGCGAAGCGCTGATTACCGGATTTGTGTTAAGTGTCGTGCTCGATCAACGGCCTGATTTGGTATATGGCCAACCGAGCCTCGATAACATGCAAACCGAAACGCCGCGGCGCTCTTGGCAGGCGACTCCGTTGCGGACCGCTGTTGTCGGTTTGATGGTGGCGCTAGCAGTGGCGGGATTTTTAGCACCGTTTGCCTCAGGATACTCCGACGGCCTAGAAGCGGTTGCCGAGAAAATGGGATTCGATGCGCATGTTGATGCCGACCCGCAGGTGTTGGTTTTGGACGAATATCAAGTCCCGTTGGGCAGCGAAGATTCCTGGTTCATGAGCAAACTCTCCGTCTCGATTGCCGGCATCGGGGGGACGTTGGCAGTCTTCGCGATCGCCCTACTGTTGGGGCGCGGCTTGAAACCAGGCGCCGAGGCTGGCCATGCCACGTGATTTCCTGGATCCTTACAGCCGTGGAAACTCGATTTGCCACCGCTTGCCGGATCGCCTCAAGATATTGCTCGTTCTGGCCATGATCATCACCGCGCTGTTCGTCCCGCCGGAGAATTGGCCCGTGCATGGCTGCATGGCGGCCGCGGTCTTTTTGGCGATGACATTGGCCGGAATTCCACTGCGGTATTTGCTGGTGCGGCTGATGTTTTTTTTCCCCATGATCATGGGCCTGGCCATCGCCGTACCCGCTTCGACCGGTTTCACAAAAGGCTGGGACGTGATGGCAACCGTGTTGCTGCGAGGCACGTTGTCATTTATGGGAGTGTTGTGGCTGGTGAATGTAACGCCGTTTGACCGGTTGTTGGTGGCACTGCGACAACTCGGCTTGCCGCAAATGCTCGCAGCCATTTTAGCATTCATGTATCGGTATATTTTCGTAGTCTTTGACGAACTCGAGCGGATGCGTGAAGGCCGCCGGGCACGCACGTTTTCGAAACAGGGCCTATTGGCCGCCTGGAAATCCAACGCGCAGTTGATCGGCATGTTGCTGATTCGCTCAATGAACCGCGCCGAACGGGTCCACGGCGCGATGTGTGCCCGCGGATTCGACGGCGAAATCCGCACGCTCGATTCGTAACGGGCCAACTGTGTAATAACGGGCCAATAGTGTAATAGGGTATTTCACAAGATTTATGTCCGACGCCCCGTCCTCCCATTCACCCGTGCTCAGCGTCGACAAACTGTCGTATCGCTATCCCAACGGGCAAACAGCGTTGTCGGAAATTAGTTTCGACATCCAGCCGGGAGAGCGCATCGGTTTGGTGGGCCCCAATGGCGCCGGAAAAACCACACTGTTGCTGCACCTCAACGGCCTGTTGCCGGGGCATGATTTACCGGTCGCCGACGGACAATCAGCTGAGGCCACTTACCCAGTGCGGGTCTCCGGACTGCCTGCGCTACAGAAAAACCTGCCGGCGATTCGTCAGCACGTAGGTTTTCTGTTTCAGGATCCCGACGATCAACTGTTCTGTTCCACAGTCCGCGAAGACGTCGCCTTCGGCCCATTGAATTTGGGTCTGAGTCGTGAAGAAGTGCTCCAGCGTGTGGCAACACAACTTGCCGCAATGGGGCTGACCGACGTGGAAAACCGCAGTACGATGCAGCTCAGTTTTGGCGAACGTAAGCGCGTTTGTTTGGCCGGGATCCTTGCCTGCCAGCCGGACGTCTTGGCGCTTGACGAACCCTCCAGCAATCTCGACCCCCGCGCCCGCCGCGGTTTCATGCGGTTGTTAGAAGACTGTCCCGCAGCCCAGCTCATTGCCAGTCACGATTTGGAGTTGATACTCGACCTATGCACCCGCGTGATGGTGTTGGACCGGGGACGAATCCAAGCAGATGGTGAACCGGCAACGATCTTCTCCAATCAGCGACTCATGGAACTACACGGCTTAGAACTCCCGCTCAGCATCCGCTACGGCAAGCGATAACAATAGCACGTTTTGCGCCCTCTCGGGGCGTCTCGCATCAATGGTTTACGGCGCCATCGATGACCACCGCCATGGCTGCGCTTAATCGCTGCTGGATCGCTGTTAGCCGTTCCTCGCTCACCTCCAGCGAAAGCCGTCGGCAATCGTCTGCCAAGAGGACCAACTCCACACGATCGGGAAGACGTCCCAGCAGTTGCTGTGCCGCGAGCGCATACGTCCCCAATTGCAATTCATAGGCGGCCAATTGCGCCGCTTCGTCCCCGTGATGCGTCGTCCGTCCGGTTTTGTAATCGACGATTGTCCAAGTTCCGTCGGAAGACTCATACAGGCAATCGATAAAGCCGGCAATGTAACGCAGCGGGGTGTCGCCCTCGCTGGAACAGCGCCATTGGAACTCCAATTCGCGGAATATCCGTCGGGCAGTGCTCAATTCACGGCCGAGTGGCGACTGCTCGAAACCGCGAATCATCTCCGCTGCACGATGACGAATCTCTTCGGTCGCCCCATCAGCCAAGGTGAGACTGCACTCCTCGACGAGAGCTACGACGTCGCCGAAATCTTCAAAATCGACCTGTTCCAACGCCGCATGCACCAGGGTTCCCAAAATGGTTGCCGCATCAGCAGTCATCGGCGGCTCGTCATCATCCGGGCGACGAACCTGATCGAGCATGGCTGCCGGGCGGGAGTGCAGTTGGGCATCGATCTGTTCCAACTCCGACACACTAAACTGCCGCCGCTTGGATGAATTGGGTGCAAATCTCCGCAACGAGTCCGGCAAGACCATCGCTTCGGCTTGTTCCAATTCATCGGCAAGTTGGTTCAGCGGCAACAACCCGGTGAGTGATTCCTTCTTGATATCGGGTAGCGGCGGCTGTGACGTGCAGACGGCTACTTCAGGAACAGCGAGCAAATAGTCTTCGGGAATGATGGCTGCCCCGGTCTCTTCGTCGAGGCTCGGTTTTCCGGTTTCCAGATCAAAATACTTTGCCAAAATCTTCATCCAGGGCGAGGACAGTTTGTCGATCGCCTCTAGATTGGCAGAGAGAATCAAATGGTCGGCGGCGCGGGTGAGTGCCACGTACAACAACCGTTTCCGTTCCGCATCATCCTGTCGAGATTCCTCAGCTTTGAACAGGTTCTTCCCCAAGTGCTCAAACTTTCGGCCGAATTTAGCAGGGACCGACACCAACGGCCCCAATTGCGAATCATACTCCACTGTGTCGAGGCGCGACTCGGCTCCGCGGTCCAGGTCGGCGACCACCACCACCGGGAACTCCAACCCCTTGGACTTATGAATCGTCATGATGCGGATCACGTCGCTGGTTTCGGGATGCGTGGCGGCGAGTTCTTCTTGCTCCTCCTCGGCGACCGCTTGTTGCAACCGCTGCACAAAATCGGCCATCGTCAACAGCCCCGTCCGTTCGTGTTGCCGCGCCATCTCGATCAGTTTTCGCAAATTGGCCAATTTGCGGCGGCCCATAAACTCCGTGAGCAGCGCCGCATCGTAGCCAGTCCGTTCCAGCGCCAGACTCAACAAATGATGCAACGGCATGCGATCTTTTTCGCGGCGCAATTCCGCTAGCACCAGCGAGGCATTGCGGACCTGTTCTTGTTGTTGTTCCTCAATGTTCTCCGGTGGTGCGGCGGCGAGGGCTGCCGATAGCGTCCCCGAATTTTGAACCATCGCAAACAGCGTATCGTCCCGCAGTCCGAAAAACGGTGATCGTAGAATCCCCAGCAGACTGACGTCGTCGTCGGGATCGCCCAGGAATTGGCACAAATTGGCGATGTCGTAGACTTCTTGCTGCGCATAGAAAGCCCGCCCTCCCACCAAGTAATAGTCCAATCCATACTCACGCAGCGCTTGTTCGTAGTACCGCACGTCGGGCATCGCACGCAGCAAAATGCAAATGTCACCCGGCTCCACCGTTCGCAGTTCAGCCTGCCCCGTTTCCGGATTCTTCATGCGAATCCGGGGTACGCCGTCATGCAGCAGTTGATGCAAACGCCGTGCAATCCAATCGGCTTCGATACGGCGACGCTCATCCTTCGCGGTTTTCACTGGGCCGTCTTCACCTTCCGCAGGCGTTGCCCATAGGAACTCGACCGAAGGAGACGGCGAGAGTTGTTCGACATGCGGGATGAGCGGTTCGTAATCGTCCCCCAGTTCATCGGCAAACAGCGCGTTGACGAAATCCAAGATCGCCGGTTGGCTGCGGAAATTCATGCTTAGCGGCAACTGCGCGTCTTCGTGCAGTTTGTTCCGCAAGTCGGTGAACACCGCCGGGTCGGCGCGACGAAACCGGTAAATCGATTGTTTCTTGTCCCCCACCAAAAAGAGATTGCCGTTGATGAGCCGGTCTCCGCACAATGCTTCGACGATTTCCGCTTGAATGGGATCGGTATCCTGAAATTCATCGACCATCAACAGCGATATTCCCGCCGCGGCACTCCGCTGGACGCGAGGCGAATCTCGCAACAAGTTCCGCGCCCGCAATAACAGGTCGTCAAAGTCGAGTGCCCCCGCTTGCTGTTTTTGGCGTTCATACGCAGCCACCGCATACCGGGCGACACGCAGGGCCAACAATCCGCACGCGGCGGCCTGTTGGAGATCGTCCTCGTCGCCGAACTTGATTTTTGCCCCGGCGCCCGCCAAATCCTTGAGGGCTTTCAACGTGTCTCGGACACGTTGATGAATCTCGGGGGACGGCCAATACTTCGCAGATGCCGCATAGCTTAGCGACGCGTTTTTTGCGATTGCCTGCAGTATCTCTGCCGGGTTTTCGGTGGAAGCCTCTTCCGGAAGCGCTTCCAGCAAAATTGTCCGCCGCGGCCCGAGCCATTTCTGGTCGGGCGGACAGAATTCGGTCATCAATCGCAGTGCATCCCGCGCCGCTGGTGTGCGTCGCAAATCGATCAACGCTTCGCGCAATTCCTCGTTGGCCTGTGTCGTCCAGTTGTCGAGACACTCCTCAACCGTCACTTGCGACCAACGCTCGAAGTCGACGCGAAATCGTAGCGTGACGAACCGTTCCAAAATCGTTCGAGCACGCTCCAGGCCATGTTGCAGGACAATCGCTTTGGCATCCTCGTCGCTCTGTTCCAACTGCGTGAGTAACGATTCATTCACCGCATGCCGTAGGACCGCGTTGCTGGCATTCTGATCCAGGGATGTGAATCCAGGGTCGACGGCGGCTTCGACGGCGTGTGTTCTGAGCAGGGACCCGCAGAATCCGTGAATCGTACTGATGCGAGCCGTTTCCAGATCGCGGACGATGTCCAGCCAATGTGGGACCGCGTCACTGGGACAGGTTTGCAACCGTCGGTGGCATTCCTCACGGATTCGCCCGCGCATTTCGCTCGCGGCACGATCGGTAAACGTGATCGCCACCAGCTTACTCAATTCGGTTTTGTGCGGCCCCGGTTCCAGGTGCGATAAAAACCGTCGCGTGAGCACAAAGGTCTTTCCACAACCGGCCCCCGCCGAGAGGCCGACGGAATAGTCGCGCATGGAAATCGCAGCGGCCTGTTGCAGCGTGAGTGTGGTCGCGTCGTCCGTCATGGAATTTGCCAGCTTATCATCGTTGTAGAAATCATTTTGCTATCCGTGCCGAGTTTATTGGTCGCTGAGTTTCCAAGTTTTATGCAGCGTGTCGGCCAACGGCCGGATTTGACCCACACGGCAAGTCGTACTGTAAGGGCAATTCGTCGTGCATTTTGTGTCCTCGTTGTAAACCGGGAATTGTCCGCGACGAATTCCCGCTGCCATTTGCGGAATTGATTCTTCGAGCGTCGCCTGCAAATGTTCCCAGACTTCACTGGCTGTGAATTTCCCCTCGTTGACCTGCCCGGCGGTGAGCTTACTTTTGAATCCGGTTTCCTTTACGAACCAATAGCCCAGTTCCATCGGTTGCGCGCCGGCGGCCACCATCCCCAACCGCTCAGCAGCCATCGCATACAACGGCAATTGAATCAAACCTCCTTCCGAGATTTTTTTCGCTGTGAATTTGGTCGAGGTTCCGGTTTTATAATCCACCACGTTAAACGCCGGCGTTCCCGCGATTTCTCCAACGTCGATTCGATCAATCCGCCCACGAATTCGCACCGCCCGATGCGCGACGCCCAACACCAAACATTCGGCCGTTTCCGCAGCATCCGTCGCCGGATCACCCCCAGGAGCAGCGCCGAATCCGACCTCGTATCTCACCGGTTGCGGCGGTTCGTCCCAATTCTTCTCCGAATCCTTGGAATACTCGGCCCATTGCCTGGCGTATTCTTCACCCCATTCCGACAACAACCGCGTTTCGATTTCCGTCAAGGTCTGCATCAATTTCGGATCGTCCGCGTGTTGTCGCAACAGCGTCTGCAGCAGCTCATCGAATTGTGCGGACAACTCTTGTTCCGATGGCGGGTCATCGCCATTTTCCGTACTCACGGCGAGGTATTGCTGGTGCAATTTCTTAAGCACGTCGTGCACCACATTTCCCCGTTGCTTGTAATCTGTTTTCACCTCGGGGGCATCCAAGGCGTTCACGTTTAAGATTTGTCCCGCAAAATATTGAAACGGACAATTCGCGTATGCTTCCAGTTCCGTCGCACTGAATTCGTGGGCTATCGAGTACCGTTTGCCTAACAGAATCTGATGCTTGGCACCGGGGATTAGGCCTTCGTAGGGTGTGAAGCCGTGAATGCGGAAGCGGTGGTCGGCCATCGTTGCTGCTGCGAGAATATTGCGAACCAACGGTTCGTGTCCCGGCAACTCAAACAGCGAGCGCAGCGGACCGGCGTCCTTGTTTAGCGCTTGTTCAACAGCCACCACGCGGAGGTCCGCCTCGGTGAGCATCTCCGAAATCGGCGGCACCGGATCGAGTTCCATCCGCCGCATAATCGGGACGGCGCCTTCGTCGAACAGGTTTTGCAGCGTGAGCAGATAGGGGCTGGGCAGGAGCGGTTGGCCGGTGGAATTCATTGCCGGATAGCTCAAGATCAACCGTTGACGGGCACGGGTCACGACTCCGTAAAACAGCAGCATCTCGTCCTGCGTCCGCGACGTGCGATGCTGGAGCGGCAATCCTCGTTCGTTAAAATCGCGGCGGTCCGCTTCGCTGAAAAAACAATCGTCGCCGCGCCGCTGCGGAAATCCCGTCTCAGTCAGTCCGCCCACGAACAAAACAGGAATGTCCAAGTTGCGGACTTGCGTCGCATCCAGCACGCGCACCTTACCCACGGCCGAGTCACGGTTTAAAAGTTCCGTCTGATGAATCAGATCCGTCAGTTCGGTGAGCATCCGTGGGAAATCAATCGTCTGGCCACCCTCGTGGACTCGTTCATCAAAACCAGCCGCCGCATACAGCATGTTCTCAAACGCCTGCCAGGCATCGGTATCCCGCGCACGCATGTCGCGCTCTCCCTCATCGGTGAGCGCCGGTAATGTCCGCGGATCGAAACGCATTTCCCGTCCGATCCGGACCAGAATCTCCGCCCACCCGCTGCGGGTATGCTGTTGTTGCAGCGGTTCTAATACGGCTGACAAGCGCGTTAGAAAATCACCCGCCGCTCCGGCTGATTGTTGTTGGATGCGGCGTTTTTCCAACTTCGCGCCGGAAAGCATTTCGTCGGTTTCTGATGGTTGAGCGGCACGGTAGATCCGTTTGAGAATTTCGCGCCGTCCGCCGCGTAATTGCAGCCGCCGCAACTGCGCCGCCACGTCCCGCGTTGACTCCCCTTCCGTATACTCGGGCCAATCGGGATGAAAGTAGTTGTTCTGCAATAGCGGCAAGAGCCGCTCAAACGGCCAATCCTCGGCGGCGACTTGCAACAGCGCCATCAACGCTTTGATCACCGGGTTTGTGGCCAAGGACTCGGATGACTTGCAGATGTAGGGAATTCCGGCGTTCGTAAATGTTTCGTGCAGCAGATCGGCATAATCCGTCAGCGACCGGAAGGTGACGACAATATCCACAGGCGAGGTCCCGGCCGCCAACAACGTTTTGATCTGCGAGGCCATCGTGCGAACCTCACCCTGTTGCCCGGTTGCTTCAATCACAGAAACATCCGCAGCGGTTCCGCACGGCACGACGTCACGGGGATTTTGAAATAGATTCGCGGCGATTTGGGAAAAGGCAGCCGGACGGTTTTCGGCGATCTCGACACATTTGTCACGCTGCACGTTCGAGTGTCGCTCGAGTTGTTTTAGCGCCCCGAGCGGCTTGGCGAACAGGTCCCCGCGTTGCAGCGGCGATTCCAGCGGCAGGGTGACAAACATCTCCGTCACCTTGCCTGCCAACAGCTGGAGAATCTCGTATTGGGTCTTGGTGAAGTCGCTAAACCCGTCGACGACCACAAAGTCCAAATCCGCAAACGTTCCCCAATGCCCTTGGGTGAGTTGATCGCGGGCCGACCAAAACCGACCTTCCCCGTCGTACAGATCATGCGCCAGCAGGTGCTGTTGATAGACGCGATAAATCAGCGCCAGTTCTGCATCGCGGGGATGCGGGTTGTCGGCGGCGATTACCTCTTCAAAATGCTCCGGCCAAATCTCCGCTTGTTTCAACTCGCTGATAAACGCCAACACCTGATCAATGAATCCGGTCGTCACCGCAATCGGCGAGAAATGCCCCAACGCATCGTCGGCGTTTAACTTCTCGATAATGCCGCGGACAAGCACCCGTTGTAGCATGCGGGAAATCGGTGTCACCGCTGCGGGACTGTCGCGCAACACGCGGTCCGCAAATCCCGAAAACGTGAATACCTGCGGATTGAAACAGGCAGCCAGATCATCGACCAATAGATTTTCGCGGATG
Coding sequences within it:
- a CDS encoding energy-coupling factor ABC transporter permease; protein product: MHIADGIISPEVCAGMAVASAGAVGFSLRQLKKTETTKTIPLTGMMGALVFAGQMVNFPLVVAPVSGHLLGGVLASIILGPWAGCLVVTLVLVVQWALFADGGMVALGVNVFNMGVIGALGGYAVYAGLRRWMPSPRGTITSAIIAAWLSVLAASTMFCLEFALSGHHDYSLPNLFALMTTFHSLIGLGEALITGFVLSVVLDQRPDLVYGQPSLDNMQTETPRRSWQATPLRTAVVGLMVALAVAGFLAPFASGYSDGLEAVAEKMGFDAHVDADPQVLVLDEYQVPLGSEDSWFMSKLSVSIAGIGGTLAVFAIALLLGRGLKPGAEAGHAT
- the cbiQ gene encoding cobalt ECF transporter T component CbiQ produces the protein MPRDFLDPYSRGNSICHRLPDRLKILLVLAMIITALFVPPENWPVHGCMAAAVFLAMTLAGIPLRYLLVRLMFFFPMIMGLAIAVPASTGFTKGWDVMATVLLRGTLSFMGVLWLVNVTPFDRLLVALRQLGLPQMLAAILAFMYRYIFVVFDELERMREGRRARTFSKQGLLAAWKSNAQLIGMLLIRSMNRAERVHGAMCARGFDGEIRTLDS
- a CDS encoding Gfo/Idh/MocA family protein, which translates into the protein MATNGDLNRKLRMALVGGGAGSFIGRVHATAAVLDNRAELVAGALSSDPERAKASAPDYDIKPDRAYGSVDELLSSEAALPEDKRIDFVSVATPNHTHFSIAKAALEAGFNVICDKPMTFDLEQAEELAQLVEKSGAVFALSHNYTGYPLIRQAREMIQSGELGEIQAFRSNYMQGWLRSRLEDDDQKQAAWRTDPAKSGAAGAFGDIGTHAYNLARYMTGLLPEEVSSHLKIFAPGRRLDDYGHAVIRLENGGLGTVTASQISHGRENDLFIEVDGTKGALQWRQEDPNQMMVRRNGQPHQVYTRDPNAPFTNASGAAACRLPAGHPEAFFEAFANVYRFAYDAMADRALGKTFEKTDTIYPNVADGVEGMYFIQQCVASSAENGAWLPLKHPLARK
- a CDS encoding energy-coupling factor ABC transporter ATP-binding protein; translation: MSDAPSSHSPVLSVDKLSYRYPNGQTALSEISFDIQPGERIGLVGPNGAGKTTLLLHLNGLLPGHDLPVADGQSAEATYPVRVSGLPALQKNLPAIRQHVGFLFQDPDDQLFCSTVREDVAFGPLNLGLSREEVLQRVATQLAAMGLTDVENRSTMQLSFGERKRVCLAGILACQPDVLALDEPSSNLDPRARRGFMRLLEDCPAAQLIASHDLELILDLCTRVMVLDRGRIQADGEPATIFSNQRLMELHGLELPLSIRYGKR
- a CDS encoding class I SAM-dependent methyltransferase codes for the protein MSGRTAELADWQQWQLLHKLRSQPHILEAAAAQTGDAMRVQQQLRREFPADLVRAALTLVELRKKAAEKFAAAEQMWFDRQGMEQATSEIVAAHKAERFTGDVIDLCSGIGADAIALAARCNVVAVDRNPVACLRTQWNAEVAGVADRMQSLCGDVEQVPLAGQLVHIDPDRRAKGPARSIKLEDYRPDLEFLQGLPAHARGGAMKLSPASNFGGKFPHCEIELISLNGECKEATVWFGELAGPKSWRATMLPSGASLTGNDLEVFAEQSPLGGYLFDPDPAVVRAGLIDLAATELGLARLDDAEEYLTGEQPIQSPFVRGFEVLADLPNNDKEIRRYFRQADFGQVEIKCRHIPIQAEAIRKKLPLPGTQAGVLIFARITGKARGIVCRRLADRD